CCGCATCGAAGAATCTCTGGTCGACGGTGTACCGGACGCCCCCAGTGGGCTGGCTGACTGCCAACCAGTTCATCGTGCGCGAAATCAACGGCGGGCTACGGCCGATCGCTGAGCCGGCCAGCAATCTGGTGGCCACGTCGCCCGCCGATTGCCGTTGTCAGCACGCCTACGACATCGACGCCGAATCCAACATCCCGGCCACAAAGGTGAAGAACCGCAAGTATGGCACCATCAAGCAGCTCTTGGAAGGCAGCGCCTACAGCGAAAGCTTTGCCCGCGGCACCTTCGTCCATTGCATGCTGCCGGTGCACGCCTACCATCGGTACCACCTGCCGGTGGCGGGGGTGATCAAGGAATCGTTCCGGATCAACGGCAAAGTATTCATGCAGGTCGGCATCGAGAATCACGAGTTGCAGGCCAGTGAAAGCGCCAGCAGTGGATACGAGTTCTCCCAGACGCGGGGCGTGGTCACCGTCGACGCCGCCGAATCCGACTGCGGCAATATCGGCGTCGTCGCGGTGATCCCGGTGGGAATGGCGCACGTCTCGTCTGTGGTGCTCACCTCGGTGGCGGGCAAGCACATGTCCAAGGGCGAAGAATTCGGCTACTTCCAGTTCGGCGGCTCCGGCATCATCATCTTGTTTCAAGAAGGTGTGAGTCGCGAGATCGATACGAGTCAGGAGTTCCGGCTCGTCGGGACACCCGTGGCGCGCTGCCGGCTGCGCTCTGCCTAACCACGGGCCGGAGACCGCCTAGGTCATGCCGAAAACTGTTGCCGCCCTGTGGATCGCGCAGATAGCCGGACATGGCGGCCGGTAACACCCAGGCCTTAGCTTAGGATCCTTCGACGCTGTGGATATGTTGGCATGTTTGTTCTGCCCGCCCATGCGCGACAAAGCTCTTGCCCCGTTTCGCTCGTCGCGGCTTGCGCGACATATACGTCGCGCCACGCGACAAAGGCCAGGCAACCCGGCCCCGGCCCACATCGGACAAACTAGGGCCCACCGGGGAGGAGCTCGACATCCTCCCCGGCAGGGGTCTGGACCGCGACGACGGCAGGCGCGCTACGCCGTTCACGCGGTACCGCAACATCGGCGAAATGAGCCGGCGGCCGGTTAGAGTCAGCGCGTCGACCGGCTCGAAGTCGCCGCCCACGCGAGCCTACTGAAGCGACCATGGATCGCAGGGACAAATCGCCGCCGAACGCGAAATAGCGCACGCATCGGCAGCTTCCGGCAGATCGGTCGCAAACCTCTTGATAGCACCAGTCCGCCCAGCCTTGCCACTCACCACCGCCGGCACTCTCCAATCAAATGACCAAAATCCGTTTCATTCGGTCGTCGGTGCGGTACCCCCTACGCGGTGAACCAAACACCGGTTGGCGTTGATTAGCGCGTCCCTTCCTCCGTTGGCTCGCGAAACCATTCGGCTGCCCGGCCATGGTGTCCATCGACGACGCGGTCACGCAGATTACGGCGACGGGCGCTCGTGGTGCAGGTGGCAGCGGTGGGGAAGGGTTGGCCGGTGGTCCCAACAGAAAGGATCCCAACAGAAAGGATGTAGGGGGAGATGACCGACCCGCTCGGCTTGTCGTTCGGGGTGGCAAACCTCGTCGCCGCGCGAACCGGCAGCGCCCCGGTGACCCGCAGCTCGGTGCTGACACTGTTCAACCAGCGCGCGCCCCAGGTGGGCACGCCCGAGGAAAACCCCAATGTGGCCGGGCCCGGACTTGCGCTGAGCGGATTCGTTGAACGGGTCGCAGACCCGGAGCCGTTGACCGCGGCCGACGGATCTGCCCACTCCGGCGCGGCCATTACTGCCGGAGCGCTCGATGCGATGGCAGGCACTGTCGGTTACGGGGCGCCCGTTGCCGTCGCGGTTCCCGCGCATTGGGGCACGCGTCAGGTCGGCGCGCTGCGGGAGGCGCTGCGGGGCCATCCTGACTTGGCGCCAGGCGCGGTACAACCGGCCTTCATCGGCGACGCCACCGCCGCGCTGGCGGCGCTGTACGCCAAACCGGGCTTTCCCACCGACGGCATCGTGGTGCTATGTGACTTCGGCGCCAGCGGCAGCAGCGTCACCTTGACCGATGCGGCGTCGAACTTCCGCCAAATCGCCGCGACCCAGCGGTACACCGACTTCTCGGGAAACCAGCTTGACCAGATGATCTTGCGGCATCTGGCGGTGCAGGCTCGCGATGCCGACGCCGCCGCCGATGCCGACGGCACCGCGCCGCTGGCGCCGCTGAGCCGACGGCTGGCCCAGTGCCGCAGTGCCAAGGAACAACTGTCGGCCGCGACGGTCGCGGTCATCCCGGCTGAGCTTCCCGGTATCGGCGAGGATGTCCGCCTGACCCGCGCCGAGTTCGAAGACCTTATCTGCCATCCGCTGCAACGATTCATCGCCAGCGTCGAGGAAGTGTTGCAACGCAACCAGATTCCACAAGGCAGACTGGCCGCCATCGCGACAGTCGGAGGGGGCGCCAGCATCCCGTTGATCACCAGTCGGCTCTCGGAGCGGCTGCAGGTGCCGATTGTCACCACGGCGCAACCCAGGTTGAACGCGGCCATCGGCGCCGCCGTCCTGGCCCAGATGAGGTCTTCAGCCGTTGGGCCGCCCCCTCAGGGCGCGGTTGGCAACGCGGCGGTCGGGACGGCCGCCGCCGCAACGGAAGGCGAAGCCGCGGCGCTCGCGCCTACTGAAGTGGTTCCGTCGGCGTGGGCAGTCGGGGCAAGCCATGCTGCGGCGGGCGAAGCGGCGGTGGACGGGGACCAATCGGCGACCTACCGTGCGCTGGCCTGGTCGCAGGAGGCCGCAGCGGGCGACCCCGCGATACCCGGCGTCGACTATGGCGATGCGGGCGCCGGCGTGATCGCCGACACCGAACAGCCCGATGCCCATTCCGACGATGCGTCCCAACGCACGCACTGGTACGGGCGTTCGTCGGTGCTCATCAGCGTGACCGGTGCGGCGGCCGTCGCACTGGTGATAGCCGCTGTGCTGGCCGTGAAGTTCGGTGCCGCGAAAAGCAAACCCGTCAATAACACCCGGGTCATCACGCCGCCCGTCGAGTCCTCCCAGCTGGTGCCGGTACCTCCACCGGCCTCGAACACCGCCTCGATCACGGTCTCGAACACGCCCACTGTCACTGCGTCGTCGACTATCGAATCGACCGAATCGGTGACGACGCCGCCGGCAACCACCGTGGCGACGACACAGCCGCCGGTGACAGCGACCCATCCGGCGACCACATATCCCACCACCCCGGCCTACCCGACGACCACCAATCCGGCCAACCCATATTCGACGACCCCATACCCGCCCGCGAACAAGAGCCTGGCACCGGCCCCACCGCCGACGACGACGACACTGGTGCCCGTCAGACCGCCATTGAATCCCTGACCCGGTGCGCCGGATGAGTCGCTCGGTGGTGCGGCTCGAGATCGGTGAACCGATTTGCCCACCAATGGAATTCGATCCCCGCCTGCTCCCTGGGTATTTGCTGGACGACGGCGCAGTTGCCGAAGCCTTCGTCTTCAGAGAACGACCGGGCGCGGATCGGCCGGGCTCGCGCCCGGTCTGCTGCCATGCCGGAGAACCACCGGTTTGCGGCCCGATTCGGCGGGGTACTTAGCAGCGGTGGCTGGTCTGCTCGGGCGACTGTTGCTCAAGGCGTGGCAGCGACTGTGGTCTTCGCCGGTGCTGACACTGAACGGCTACGTCGCATTCGATCTGCCGCGAACGGTGACCGGGTTAGCCGGATCGCTGCTGATCGGCCTGCTAGGAGTGCACGTCTACCTGTTGGCCACCCAGCCGGGCTTGCCGCTGTACTTCGTGATCTACGCCGCGGTGCTGATCGCCGGCTGTCTGATCGCGGCCGCTGCCATGGCGTTGGCACTGGAACCGATTGTGCCGCAAGTCGGTTGGTATTTCGGCAGCTTCATCTGCGGGCTCTTCCTACTTATCTATCTGGGTAGCCGGTTCGCCGGTCTGCCCGGGCTGGTGTCGCTGACCGGCCGCTGGGACCTGGCGCCCGGAACGCTTGCGGCAGCGTTCGCCGCGGGCTTCGTCGCCGTCCATGCGACGGTCCTGTCGGGCATCAACGTGGCTTATCCGCAGCGGCAGAACTGGCACGACTGAATCGGGCAGGAATGACGCAGACTATGACCGTCCTCGACTTCCCGGCGTGGCTGCGGATCGACCATTGGCTCAACGTGTTGTTCCTGACCTTGGTGATTCGCAGCGGCATCGAGATCCTGTCCACTCACCCCAAGTTGTACTGGCACGACGACAGCACACCGGGTACCGAGTGGGCGCGCTTCACCACCAAGGAGATGCCGATCAACAAGCTGTACGACACCCTCGACGAAGAGGAGGACTACAGCTCACTTTTCGCGTTGCCCGGCCACAAGAAGCTGGGCATGGGCCGTCACTGGCACTTCTTCTCGGTCATCGGGTGGATCCTCGTCGGACTGTCGTACTACATCCTGCTGTTCACCACCGGCCAGTGGCACCGGTACTGGCCGTATTCGTGGTCGATCTTCCACGAGGCGTACAACGACATCGTCACCTACCTGAGCTTCAACCTGCCGCCGCTGTTACCCGGCGGACCCGACGATGCCATCCAGAAGCTGACCTATGCCGCCGTCATCTTCTTCCTGGCGCCGTTTCAGATCCTGACGGGTGCCGCGCAGTCGCCGGCCGTCGAGGCGGCATTTCCGTGGTACGTGCGGATGTGGGGAGGCCGGCAATGGGCGCGCAGCCTGCACTTCCTGGGGCTGGTGGCGTTCCTGGTCTTCATCGTCATCCACCTGTCGATGGTGTTCTTCTGGGGCTGGGGCGAGTTGACCGCGCTGATGATCTTCGGTTCCATTCGTAACACCAACTGGGCCACCACGTGGTCGTTGGTCATCATTGCTGCCATCGTCGCGGTCCACGTCGCGGCGACGGTATGGAGTCTGCGCCGGCCCGTTCAGGTCCGCCGCGTCCTTGGCGCCGTCGTCACCGCAGTCCGCAAAGCCTTGCTGCGGCCATTGAATTCGCGGCAGAACTACCCGCAGCGAATGATCTCCATGGAACACCGGGTCAACGGCAAACCGCCGGCGAGCACCGAATACAAGGTGATGGCGGTGCACAACTTCGTCGACTGGCGATTGCGGATCGGCGGCTTGGTGGAGCACCCGGTCACCCTGGATCTGGACGGGCTGCGGGCGCTGGCCGACCGGCAGTCGCAGCGGGTCATGCACAACTGTGTCCAGGGCTGGACGAGCATCGGCGAGTGGAGCGGGCTGCCGCTGGCTTCGCTCGCCGACCATGTGCGGCCGCTGCCGCAGGCGAAATACATCTGCTTTCTGACCATGCAGGACAACGGCCGCGACGAGCCCAGTGCAGAGGGGGTAGGACAGTTCTACGAGGTGATGGACCTCGAGCTGGCGTACAAGCCGCAGACGCTGCTGGCCTACGAGATGAACGGGAAGCCGCTGCCCATCAAGCACGGAGCGCCGTTGCGGCTGCGGGTGGAGACGCAGGTGGGCTTCAAAATGGCGAAGTGGATCAACCAGATCGAGTTCATCGACGACTACTCCGGCATCGGTCACGGCCTGGGCGGCTGGCGCGAGGACAACGTCCATTACGACAAGGATGTGGAGATCTGACATGGCCGACATGGCGGTACGGCCGGAGCTGATCAACCTGAAAAGTGCCGAGCGACAGCAAGTGTCAGAGCTGGTGGCGGTCAAAGGCGGGCACTGTGCGGCGTGCGGCGGCAAGGATTTCGAGGTCGGGCATGCGCTGTATCTGGGTTTCCTGTTCCTCAATGAAGACGACGACGCCTTCATGGTGGCGTTGACCTGTCGCGACCCTGACTGCCCCACGCCGCGG
The nucleotide sequence above comes from Mycobacterium pseudokansasii. Encoded proteins:
- a CDS encoding phosphatidylserine decarboxylase, producing MGWLTANQFIVREINGGLRPIAEPASNLVATSPADCRCQHAYDIDAESNIPATKVKNRKYGTIKQLLEGSAYSESFARGTFVHCMLPVHAYHRYHLPVAGVIKESFRINGKVFMQVGIENHELQASESASSGYEFSQTRGVVTVDAAESDCGNIGVVAVIPVGMAHVSSVVLTSVAGKHMSKGEEFGYFQFGGSGIIILFQEGVSREIDTSQEFRLVGTPVARCRLRSA
- a CDS encoding Hsp70 family protein, whose translation is MTDPLGLSFGVANLVAARTGSAPVTRSSVLTLFNQRAPQVGTPEENPNVAGPGLALSGFVERVADPEPLTAADGSAHSGAAITAGALDAMAGTVGYGAPVAVAVPAHWGTRQVGALREALRGHPDLAPGAVQPAFIGDATAALAALYAKPGFPTDGIVVLCDFGASGSSVTLTDAASNFRQIAATQRYTDFSGNQLDQMILRHLAVQARDADAAADADGTAPLAPLSRRLAQCRSAKEQLSAATVAVIPAELPGIGEDVRLTRAEFEDLICHPLQRFIASVEEVLQRNQIPQGRLAAIATVGGGASIPLITSRLSERLQVPIVTTAQPRLNAAIGAAVLAQMRSSAVGPPPQGAVGNAAVGTAAAATEGEAAALAPTEVVPSAWAVGASHAAAGEAAVDGDQSATYRALAWSQEAAAGDPAIPGVDYGDAGAGVIADTEQPDAHSDDASQRTHWYGRSSVLISVTGAAAVALVIAAVLAVKFGAAKSKPVNNTRVITPPVESSQLVPVPPPASNTASITVSNTPTVTASSTIESTESVTTPPATTVATTQPPVTATHPATTYPTTPAYPTTTNPANPYSTTPYPPANKSLAPAPPPTTTTLVPVRPPLNP
- a CDS encoding oxidoreductase — encoded protein: MAGLLGRLLLKAWQRLWSSPVLTLNGYVAFDLPRTVTGLAGSLLIGLLGVHVYLLATQPGLPLYFVIYAAVLIAGCLIAAAAMALALEPIVPQVGWYFGSFICGLFLLIYLGSRFAGLPGLVSLTGRWDLAPGTLAAAFAAGFVAVHATVLSGINVAYPQRQNWHD
- a CDS encoding molybdopterin-dependent oxidoreductase; the encoded protein is MTVLDFPAWLRIDHWLNVLFLTLVIRSGIEILSTHPKLYWHDDSTPGTEWARFTTKEMPINKLYDTLDEEEDYSSLFALPGHKKLGMGRHWHFFSVIGWILVGLSYYILLFTTGQWHRYWPYSWSIFHEAYNDIVTYLSFNLPPLLPGGPDDAIQKLTYAAVIFFLAPFQILTGAAQSPAVEAAFPWYVRMWGGRQWARSLHFLGLVAFLVFIVIHLSMVFFWGWGELTALMIFGSIRNTNWATTWSLVIIAAIVAVHVAATVWSLRRPVQVRRVLGAVVTAVRKALLRPLNSRQNYPQRMISMEHRVNGKPPASTEYKVMAVHNFVDWRLRIGGLVEHPVTLDLDGLRALADRQSQRVMHNCVQGWTSIGEWSGLPLASLADHVRPLPQAKYICFLTMQDNGRDEPSAEGVGQFYEVMDLELAYKPQTLLAYEMNGKPLPIKHGAPLRLRVETQVGFKMAKWINQIEFIDDYSGIGHGLGGWREDNVHYDKDVEI